Genomic segment of Kiritimatiellaceae bacterium:
AAACCAGATCGGCTGGAACTTTGGATTGTCGCACTGGGCGGCTGGTGTCTGCTCAATGCCGTCGGCATGGGACTTTACCGCGGCGGATTTTCCGGCGGTCCCGCCTCGCGCTACATGGACATCACTTCGCTGGCCGCGCTGTGTAACGCGCTGGCGCTTCTTTGGTTGTATCGTAACGTAGGACAGGCTTCCAGCCTGTCTAAACAGCCAAGATGGCTGTCCTACATTGAAAATAAACCGTGCACTCGATGGTTTACTGCGGGTTGGGCTGCACTGATGATCTACGGTGTGATGGCGATCACTCTGCACGAACTGTCTGTTCCGGCGGCACAGCGCATTGCGTGCCAGCACCGCGCGATCCGCAATACACTTCAATTTCAGCAAAAACCGGAACTCACTTCCTTGATAGACAAAAAAGCCGAGGAGCTGCCTTATCCAGACCCGTTGGCTTTAATCAGTTACTTGCGCAGCGACCGGGTCCGCGCAATTCTTCCGACATCCGTCCGACCGCCGCTTCCTCTGAAAATTGAAACGCAAACCGGTTTTGTTTCCCCGGGTGTTTACCCCGCCCTTCAAATTGATCTGATTGAACCTTCGTGGGGTTCCTATGGGAGGGAAGGCGATCGCACTGTTGGCAGATTGCGCGCCCGCATAGCGCAGACGCCTGCTTATCCCTGGCTCGTGTTTCCTGTTCTTAACCGTTTAGGCCGTGGTTTCGAAACCCGATTGAGTGTGACGGATGAAGTGTCCGGCAAAAAAAGTTTGGTAAAAGGATTGGTCGAACCGGACATCCTCTGGAACCCGCTGACGGTCAAATGTCCGGGCAAGGCAAATCTAGTGATTGAGGCCGAGGATTATGATCCGGTGGCCTGGTTTTCTTTTAATGCGCCGCGCGAAAAAAGCACAGTCAGCGTCTGGTCTGATCGGATTCTGGCTTACAGCCTTTGGCCGGTCTGGGGAGGGTTGATCTGTATCGCATGGGGCGTTTCGATCTCGCGAAAGAATCAACTGCGACGGATATAATCGCCGCGCGCGAGCCGGTTTTCCAGCCAGCAGTAGAGGACGATGAAAAGATAACGCCCGCCCATTTCTTTGATCTTCAGTTTCGACTCGCCTGCTTTGCGATTGGTCCATGAGATCGGAACGGTTACGAAACGGTAACCGCGAACAACCGCTTTCAATGGCATTTCCACGGTGAGGTTGAAGTGCGGCGACAGCAGGGGCTGAATGCCTTCAATCACTTCTCGCCGGTAGCATTTGAAGGCGTTGGTGATATCGTTGTGGCCGAGGCGGAAGATTGTTTTAATAAAACCGTTCGCCATCCGGTTCAGCACCATTTTGTGCTTCGGGTAATCAATGATTTTTGAACCTTTAATGAACCGCGAGCCGAAGACGCATTCGGCGCCCTTTTTCATTTCGCGGTAATAAATGACGATATCGTCCGGATGGTCGGAGAGATCGCCCATCACGACGCAGGCGCACTCTCCGCGAAAGTCCTGCAGGCCGCGGCGCACGGCAAACCCAAATCCGTTAGGCGGAGCGTTGTTGATATACCGGATGTGCGGATTTTCAGCCGACAGCTTCTTGAGAATTTCTTCTGTACGGTCGCGGCTGTTGTCGTTGACGACCAGAATTTCGTAATCATCAATCTTTTCCTGCGCGAACCGCGCGGCAATTGCGTTGCAGGTTTCGGCGATACAGCCCTCTTCGTTGTGAGCGGGAATGACCATGGAAAAAAAAGGTGTATTGTCCATACAGCTCCGGCGGTTAACCAAACACAGATTCCAGTTCGGTTTTATTTTGTTCGATCCATCCGGCGATGTCCCGCAGGGTTTCTTCAACGCTGCGGACCGGCTTCCAGCCGAACTGTTTTTCAATCCGTGTATTGTCGGTCAGGTAAACCGGAATATCCACTGCGGCAGTTTCCGGTTGCGGAGTGACAGGAACTTTCTTTCCGGTGATTGTCTGGCAAAAGGACGTCAGCTCTTGAAGTGAAACAGATACTTCGCGTCCGCCGCCAGCATTGAAAACGCTGCCGTTCCAGCAGTTTGGCTGTCCGATTTGTTTTACAATCAAATCAAACAGATCGCGGATGTGCAGCAGATCGCGTACTTGCTTGCCGGTTCCGCCGAAGCCGATATATTTTAGCGGCTTCTGATAAATATGCCGCGCCAGCCAAAGTGTGATCACTCCTTGATCCACCCGTCCCATCTGGCGCGGGCCGGTCAGCAGTCCGCAGCGGTTGATCAGTCCTTGCATCCCGCAGTTATAGACATACTCCTGCAGAAACTGTTCGCTCGCCAACTTAGTCGCACCATAAAAAGAACGCGCACCTTCCAGCGGAAAGTTTTCAGCGATTCCTTTTTCCGAGACTCCGGGCAGAGATTGTTTCGCGTCCAGTTCAAAGCGGGTTTCCGTTTCTGTGTAGCCGAGATTCCGGATCGGCTCAATCGGATAGACGCGGCTGGTGCTCAGGAACAGCACGGCGGCATCGTTTTCGCGTGCGGCTTCCAAGCAGTTGACGGTTCCGCTCAGATTGATATCAATCACCTTGCGCGGTGAACCGATGGTGCCTGCATGAACAGACGGCTCGGCGGAACAGTCAATCAGTAGGTCAAATTTTTCCAAAGTCTGGAAATCATCGCGGCAACGCACATCGCCGTGAATAAAATCCACGCCGCATTTGCGCAGGTACGCCAGATTCAGTTCGCTTCCGCGCCGCATTAGATTGTCGAATGCGGTCACCTTAATGCCTTCGAAGTGCTCTTTGAACAACGTCGCAAGTGAAGAGCCGGCGAAGCCTGCGCCGCCGGTGATCAGGATGTGGCGAAACTGCATATTTAATTCCTTTTTTAATGCACACCGAATTGCTGTCTGATTTACTCTCTTCCGTTCATTAAATCCAGTAAGGAGTTGCCGAAATGAGTATATGTCTGGTGACAGGATCCGCAGGGCTGATCGGTTCGGAAGCAGTTCGCTGGTTCGCGGAAAAAGGAATGGACGTGATCGGCGTCGACAATGACATGCGCGCCGCCTTTTTCGGCGAGGAAGCTTCAACCCGCTGGAACCGCGAGCGGCTCGAAAAAGAGCTGGGACGGAAATACACCCACCACAGCATCGACATTCGCAATGTAGACGGGCTTCAAGCGCTTTTTAAAAAATACGGCAGTCAGATTGAGCTGGTCATCCACACGGCCGCGCAACCATCGCATGACTGGGCTGCCCGCGACCCGCAGACCGATTTCAGTGTGAACGCCAACGGTACACTCAACATGCTTGAATGCGCCCGGCAGTTTTGTCCAGACGCTGTTTTTATCTTCACCTCCACCAATAAAGTCTATGGCGATGCGCCGAACAGCCTGCCGCTAGTTGAATTGGAAACCCGCTGGGAGATTGATTATGCCCATCCGTATTTCAAAGAGGGCATTCCGGAAAGCATGTCGATCGATCAGTCTAAGCACTCGCTCTTCGGCGTCTCCAAAGTTGCTGCCGATGTGCTCGTGCAGGAATACGGACGCTACTTCGGTATGAAAACCGCCGTATTCCGCGGCGGCTGCCTGACCGGCCCGATGCACTCCGGCACCGAACTGCACGGGTTTCTGGCTTATCTGATGAAATGCGCGGTTACCGGACGCAGATACAGCATCTATGGTTATAAGGGCAAACAGGTGCGCGACAACATTCACAGCCGCGACTTGATCGCCTGTTTTGACGAAGTATTCCGCGCCCCGCGCAGCGCCGAGGTTTACAACATCGGCGGCGGACGCTTCAGCAATTGCTCCATGCAGGAAGCGATTGCCATGTGCGAAGAACTCACCGGCAAACCGATGAATGTGGAGTACAGCGAAACCAACCGGATCGGCGACCACATTTGGTACATCAGCGATCTCTCTAAATTCAAAGCACACTATCCGGCGTGGAAACAGCAATATGACGTTCCGCGCATCCTGCGCGAAATTTATGAATTCACGGCTGCTGAAAACGCCTGATTGTAAATATCAGGCGGCGCGGAGGGTTTCGACGGCGGTTTTGCGGACGTGCGGCGGCATGTCGAATTGGTAGGTGACGAACTTTTCCATCACGCGCTCAATCTGCGTTATGTGCGCCAGACTATAATTAGTCGCCAACACTTCTTCGGGCGTTTCCGCCTGCTGCCACGCTTTGAGCAGGGCGACTGATTCCGGCGCGAGCGGTGTGGATGGGATACGGAATTGTTTGGCGTATTCGGGGCTGATGATCCCTCCATGATCCGCCGAAAATCGTCTCGCAGTCCTCAGTCCTCCGTCTTCGGTCTTCTGCTCATCGTCTTCCAGCAGGATTTGCTGGCCTTGAAATTCGGCAAACTTCAGATCGAACCAGACGAGGAACGCGGGATGGCGTCCGTATTCTTCGGCATGACCGAGCATTTCCTCAAAGAATTCGAAGCGGCCCGGCTCGTGGCCGTGGCGCGGCGTCGTTTTGGCAAACAGCGCCGAAATGTAACCGGCGGCGGCGCAGGCTCGCCAGTCGGTGCGGAAAACGGCTCTCTGATGGAGCATGGAGCATTCTTTAGCGATGTGCGTGCCGCGCTCGGTGCGGTCATAGAAGAGCAGTTCGCTGGTTGAGAAGAGATCGTACTGTCCCCGGAAGATGCTGTTCTTGCGTTGGTCGCCTTTGATTGCCGTCGAAAGTTTCCCATAGTGCGCCGTCAGCCAAGTGACGATGCGTGACGTATTTGACACGTCCGCCCAATAAAGCGGAACGGCGCTGGTTTTTACAATGGGCATGGGAACGTTCTAGTCGAAGGTCACAAGGTAGTAGCAGGTTTTGTCGCGTGCGCCGTCAATTTCGAACGAACCTTTTTCAACCGGAAGAGAGCCGCTGGCGGTCACTCCGTCGTGGTCGAGCAGTTGAACTTTGGACGGGGTTCTCTTCATGGTAATGCGCGCCTTGACCGGCTCCATGAGAATGGGGGCCTTTCCCGGAGCCGACAGAATGCTGTCTGAGGCGATTTGCATTCCGGTATTGCGTGCACGGGCAATCGCCGTGACCAGCACCTTACCTGCCGTCGCGATGTCTTTATCTTTTTCCTGCGCGGACACGTAGATAGCTCCGTACCGTGATTCCGGTTGAATGGTTACATCGCCCAGCACGCACGTTTCACCCTTGGCGAAGCCAACCACGGCCTTGGTTGCCGCCGCGTTGATGGTGAAGTAGCCGTCCATTTTGTTCTGGCCTTCTTTCCAGAAAAGCTGGCCGTTGGCGGAGCGGATTCCTCCGTTCTGACGGTACGGGGTCAAATCAAACGTCGGGGTGTCCATATAGGTGTCCGTAAAATTGACAACACAGCGACCGACGGCCAGTGCCTGTGCGGGGATTTTCTTTCCAGTAAAAGTTTTTTCGTCGCCGTCCTGCACGACCTCGTCGTCGTAGTCGAGAAGTCCCTTCTGTAACGAGGGGATGCTGACATTGCGGACGATGGTGAGATCCGATTTTTTTACGTCACCGCGCAGAACCTGTCGCGATACGGCGGGGAAAACGCCCAGAATCTGAGGAATCGCAACTTCCCAGCTTTGCGGTTTCCCGGAAAGAGCGCTGCTGAATGTGCCCTTGTCCCCGTTTTCAAATATAAAGGAAATATCCCAGTCCTGCAGGCCCATTCCGTAGGCGCCGATCAGAGCCGGGCCTTCAACGCGCCATTCATTCGGCGACACATGAACCCATTCTGAAAGCATAAAGGGTCGGTTGCCAACCTGCTGCAGACCGGCGCTAAGCATTCCGCCGCCGCTGGCAGCGAGCATGGAGGCGTTGTTAATTTTTACGACTTTGCCTCTGCTCTTGTCTCCGCCGAAGTAATTGTGGCGGTCGATCATGCCGACCAGCGTGTCGGAGTGCAGGTTATAATAATGGCTGAACCCGCGTCCGGCCTGCCAGTTTGAAGCCAGAATTTCACCCTCATATCCGGTGTCGCGGATGGCCTTCACAAAGCGGTTGTAAAAATCGTTCTGCAACTCGTAAAGGAACAACATTGTGTCCAGCAGACGAACCTTCACGGGTTTTTGCTGTCCGTCGAGCTGGGCAGGCTCGTAGAACCATGGGTTGCCGAAAGGAACGATGGTCTTGTCCTTCCAGCTTTCGCCTTCAATTCCGAAACTCGCGAACCAGTTCAGTGCATTTGGACCCCACGCCTCAATCAGTTTTTCTTCGCTGCCGTAGCGTTTTTGCAGCCAGTCGCAGAACGCTTCGCTGGTCCGTTTGCGCAAGGTCGGGGATTTCTTAAGGACACTCGCTGTGCCGAAAAACAAAATACTTTCCTCGTTGAGCAGCTCAATCACTGCCACTGATGGTTCTGTTGCGTAGGTGTTGCCGGTATACGGGTTTTTGTGTTTCAACAAATTCACGACCTGCTCGATATGCAAATCCTGCAACTCACGTGAGAGAAAGGCGCTTCCTCCGCCCGACTTAACGTCGCCTTTTTTTGTTGTGTCGAACTCGTCAATGTATGGAATGCGGGCGCAGTCCGCCGGACTGGGGTTTATACTTCCGAAGTTGGCTGAGAATTCGACGTAAATTCCCTGTTCTTTGAACTTGGCGACCAGATAGTCCATGGCATCCAGTCCCGCCGGGTCAAATATTACACATGAATCCTTTGACCGGATTCCCTGCCAGCCGTCGCCGTCGGCATATTTATGGAGGCGTACGGCGTTGATGCCGTATTTGGCATAAAAAGCAGCGCGGCGTTCCGCTGTCGCCTTGTCCGGTTTGCAATCTGCGTAGCAATTGTTTATTCCCCAGAGCTTAATCGGTTTACCGTTGTACATCATGTTCTCGCCGTCGCGGGTGATGCGCCCATGCCGGCCGGCCGGTTTTTCAAGCCAGTCCTGCAATCCAATCTCTCCGGCATTCGGCGTGCTGGTTGGGTTGAAAACGTACCAGCTTGAAATCCCCGAATTGTCAGGGACATCTTCCATCGCCGCGTAAAAGGTTAAAGCGGCTGGCATGGTGACTGTCACCGTTTGAGCGACCGGCTTTGCCAGCTCGTTTTTCACCAGAACAATCCGCGCCAGTCCATCCGTATCCATGTCGCTGGCCGGATCCAGAGATAGTTTGGTTTGCAGGCCGGCGGCATCAATCAGTATGCATTCCTTTACTTGTTTGCCGAGGCTGCCTTTGCCGAGCTTGTCCGACTTCAGCTCGATGACGGACTCGGTTCCTTCGGCGGTCTTTATCAGGATTTTTCCTCCCGTGAAGGGTTGCGCGTCCAGTTTGATTCCTAGAACCATCACACTCAGTTTTGTGCTTTTTTCGGCGGATAGATCATACTCAAGCTTTAACTGGTTTGGGCCGACCTGGGTTGCCTTTGCCGTAACAGCCACTTTGGTGCCATCAATGGATCCGGTGTTGCGGGCAACCATGGAAGTCTGTTCCTTAGCAGCAGTGCCTTTTAGCGGGAGCCAACGCCAGCCCGGCCCCCAGCTGAACAGGGTAAGATCCATATAATTTTTCTGATTTTTCAGGAAGGTGATGGATTGTCCGCTCATCGGCAGTGCAGTAAACGGCGTCTCGGGCTCGGCCGCGAATGAGGTTATGCTCAGAACAGCGAACAGTACGGCTTGCAGCAGAATCTTCTTCATCAGAACTCCTTGCTATGAGGTTTATGCAAAAGCAGGGCATCATGGTCTTTTCGTCTTTCCAGCGGCAAGCCTATAGCCAGATGAATTTTGGTGTACATTTGCGGCGAATGATGGTTTTTTCTGCGCATGCTACTTAACAAAACCATACGGCTGTTTCTGGACAGCATCGGACGGCGGGAAGAATACGAATTTTATCTCAACAAATTCCAGTCTGCCGGTACCGACTGCTTTGCTTTGCTTGTTCCCGATCTCGAAAGTCTGGAGCAGGGCGCCGAGGCGCTGGCCTTCGATCTAAAGTTTCTCCTCAAGCTGGGGCTTCGGCCCGCCGTCGTACTCTGCGGTCCCGATGCTGGCACCAAATGGAATCTGCTCAAAGACAGTTCTCTTTTTGAACTGACGGAGTTTCCAAGCATTGGAAAACGAAAAGCCGGCATTCCTGTTTTCGTTGAAGAAAACGTTCAGCCTTTGGAAAGCTTACTGCAAAAAGTTCCAGCCATTGGGAAACGGGTACACTTCATCCGTGCCGGCGGCGGGCTGAACACGGAATATTATTACGTCCAGAAACCGGACGCAGAACTTCCACCGGAAGACAAAGCCATGGCCGACGCCGCGGCCGCATTGCTCGAAGCGCGGCCCGGAACCCATATTTCTGTCACTTCGCCGATCAACCTGCTCAAGGAAATCTTCACCGTCAAAGGGGCGGGCACCGTCTTTCGGCGCGGCTCAACCGTTCTTTCCGGCAAAGCAGATAAGGAACGGTTGCTGGCTTTGCTCGAAGAAAGCTTCGGTAAAAAGCCGAAAGAAGGCGTTCTCTCGGACGTTACACAGATTTATTTTGAAGAAAATTATCGCGGTGCAGCATTGCTCGAACAGCAGTCGGCGGGGCTCTATCTCTCAAAATTCGCCGTTGGCTCCGAAGCACGTGGCGAAGGGCTCGCGCAGGAGTTGTGGGAGGAAGTCTGTAAAAAGCACT
This window contains:
- a CDS encoding glycosyltransferase family 2 protein yields the protein MDNTPFFSMVIPAHNEEGCIAETCNAIAARFAQEKIDDYEILVVNDNSRDRTEEILKKLSAENPHIRYINNAPPNGFGFAVRRGLQDFRGECACVVMGDLSDHPDDIVIYYREMKKGAECVFGSRFIKGSKIIDYPKHKMVLNRMANGFIKTIFRLGHNDITNAFKCYRREVIEGIQPLLSPHFNLTVEMPLKAVVRGYRFVTVPISWTNRKAGESKLKIKEMGGRYLFIVLYCWLENRLARGDYIRRS
- a CDS encoding NAD-dependent epimerase/dehydratase family protein — its product is MQFRHILITGGAGFAGSSLATLFKEHFEGIKVTAFDNLMRRGSELNLAYLRKCGVDFIHGDVRCRDDFQTLEKFDLLIDCSAEPSVHAGTIGSPRKVIDINLSGTVNCLEAARENDAAVLFLSTSRVYPIEPIRNLGYTETETRFELDAKQSLPGVSEKGIAENFPLEGARSFYGATKLASEQFLQEYVYNCGMQGLINRCGLLTGPRQMGRVDQGVITLWLARHIYQKPLKYIGFGGTGKQVRDLLHIRDLFDLIVKQIGQPNCWNGSVFNAGGGREVSVSLQELTSFCQTITGKKVPVTPQPETAAVDIPVYLTDNTRIEKQFGWKPVRSVEETLRDIAGWIEQNKTELESVFG
- a CDS encoding NAD-dependent epimerase/dehydratase family protein; translated protein: MSICLVTGSAGLIGSEAVRWFAEKGMDVIGVDNDMRAAFFGEEASTRWNRERLEKELGRKYTHHSIDIRNVDGLQALFKKYGSQIELVIHTAAQPSHDWAARDPQTDFSVNANGTLNMLECARQFCPDAVFIFTSTNKVYGDAPNSLPLVELETRWEIDYAHPYFKEGIPESMSIDQSKHSLFGVSKVAADVLVQEYGRYFGMKTAVFRGGCLTGPMHSGTELHGFLAYLMKCAVTGRRYSIYGYKGKQVRDNIHSRDLIACFDEVFRAPRSAEVYNIGGGRFSNCSMQEAIAMCEELTGKPMNVEYSETNRIGDHIWYISDLSKFKAHYPAWKQQYDVPRILREIYEFTAAENA
- the recO gene encoding DNA repair protein RecO, producing MPIVKTSAVPLYWADVSNTSRIVTWLTAHYGKLSTAIKGDQRKNSIFRGQYDLFSTSELLFYDRTERGTHIAKECSMLHQRAVFRTDWRACAAAGYISALFAKTTPRHGHEPGRFEFFEEMLGHAEEYGRHPAFLVWFDLKFAEFQGQQILLEDDEQKTEDGGLRTARRFSADHGGIISPEYAKQFRIPSTPLAPESVALLKAWQQAETPEEVLATNYSLAHITQIERVMEKFVTYQFDMPPHVRKTAVETLRAA